AAGGTGCTATCGGAAGCAGACTGATCAATTTCTTTAGGCTTGAAACTATTACAAGCTTATGAGGCCAATGCCGAACATTACTGTAGAAGAAGTAGACTGTTTTATTGGTGCTGCACTAAAAATCATTCGATATAGCAACTCAACGTCTTCGCGTCTGATTTCGGCCTGCGCGTTTCGCACTATACAAACGATTATCGGCGAGGGTGATTGTTTCTCTTAAAGACGTAAATTCATTCATAGTGGCCACACCAAAACTCAGCGTCATACGAAATTTTTGATCCAAATATACGAACTCATGTTCTTCTACTTTCTGCCGTATGGATTCAGCCAAGTTAAAAGCATCAAGCTCTGTGCAATCGCATACAGCAACCAAAAACTCCTCCCCTCCCCAACGAGAAACCAGGCCGCCCTTTGGAAGCGGCTTCTGAATAATCCTGCCCAACTCAGCTAAGGCGTAATCACCGACATCATGTCCGTACTCATCATTTATACGCTTAAAAAAGTCCACATCCGCCAATAATAGGTGATAGCTGGTATAAGTCGTACCTTCTAAACGTTGCATCATCCCCCTACGATTCAGTAGTTCGGTTAATTCATCCGTATTAGCAACTAATTTAAGTTTTGCAGTCGTCTCTTTTAACTCTTGATTCGAACGAGACATCGAATATTCATAAATGGCAGAAAGAAAAATAACAACAAAAAATGAAAATAGGATTCTAGACTTTAACGCAGGGTGGTAACCAGACTCGACAAAATGACTGTCCATGAAAAACATAACAATCACTAGCACTAAGGTAAAAAGCCCAAGCTCTATGAGACCTCGCTTCAGACCATGTAAGAATAAAGCCACAGCAGGAAGACAATAAATCCAAACATGCCCAGTACCATGTACGCCACCCGTATAAATGAGATAAACCATCAAGATATACAAAGGGTAAATAACAAAATTACCGGACATGGAATGATTGTGAGTGTAACGCAAATAGACATGATTCATCGAATACAAGAAAGCGAT
This genomic stretch from Marinomonas primoryensis harbors:
- a CDS encoding GGDEF domain-containing protein yields the protein MAKNVERIKKNKIKDKTKSTWLTFFYVGENEGAFSEDARRVFIINLFATVGVLFTLPLGLSSLYEGKVILGVVLIFIAFLYSMNHVYLRYTHNHSMSGNFVIYPLYILMVYLIYTGGVHGTGHVWIYCLPAVALFLHGLKRGLIELGLFTLVLVIVMFFMDSHFVESGYHPALKSRILFSFFVVIFLSAIYEYSMSRSNQELKETTAKLKLVANTDELTELLNRRGMMQRLEGTTYTSYHLLLADVDFFKRINDEYGHDVGDYALAELGRIIQKPLPKGGLVSRWGGEEFLVAVCDCTELDAFNLAESIRQKVEEHEFVYLDQKFRMTLSFGVATMNEFTSLRETITLADNRLYSAKRAGRNQTRRR